The Ferrimicrobium sp. genome includes the window TCGACCCTCGTTGCTCGATTCGATTCGCTCTGCTGGTGCGGTTGCCCTCGATCTCGGCAACATCGGAGACGATCCCGTGCAGTTGAGAACCTCCTTCACCAACGCCGTTGCCACCTGCGACGCACTGGTCACCTCGGGCGGGGTCAGCGTCGGCGACTTCGACTTCACCAAGGCGGTACTTGACGAACTCTCAGACAATCAGTTCACCTGGTTTCAGGTGGCCATCAAGCCCGCAAAGCCATACGCGTTTGGTCTGATCGACGGTGTGCCTGTCTTTGGCTTGCCTGGCAACCCGGTCTCAGCCCTGGTGAGCTTCGAACTCTTTGTGCGTCCATCAATTCTTAAAATGCTCGGTGCAACCACGATCTTTCGCCCCACCCTTCGGGCCCGAACGACGGTTGATCTGCACCACCAGCGAGATGGCAAGCTCCATCTGCTGCGGGGCAGCATCGAGACCGATAGCGCTGGCGACTTAACCGTCACGCCCCAAGGCCACCAAGGTTCACACATCCTCACCGGCATGGCCCAGGCCAACGGACTCATCCTCATACCAGACGGAGCCCATCACCAGCCTGGTGAGACGGTGGAGGTGCTCCTCATCGGGGATCTCGGGGCCGAGTCCCTCTCGATCCCTGCATCGATCGCCGAGCAGGACTGACCACCATCAAATGGCCACCACGCACGATCCCTTACAGGTCGTTCGCCAGCGCCTGGCGGCTCGCGGTATCGCCGACACTATCGTGGCCTTTGAAGCCGGAACCCACACCGCCAGAGACGCTGCTCAAGCCGTCGGGTGCGACGTCGCACAGATCGCCAAGAGCATTGTCTTTGACCTGGGCGGTACGCCGTTGATCGTGGTGGCGGCTGGTAACCACCGCATCGACAAGCAACTGATCGCCACCACCGTCGGGACCACGGTCCATTCGGTCGGCGCCGACTATGTGCTCGGACACCTCGGGCTTGCGGTGGGCGGCGTGACTCCGCTCGCGGT containing:
- a CDS encoding molybdopterin molybdotransferase MoeA, giving the protein MRPLHEVIEHTLDHVQRLPVTPVDIDDASGLYLSEPVLVHQPVPPFDNTAVDGFAVCLESFGATTSPVLKVTATIAAGDDPRDQPVAPGEAIRIMTGAPIPPGTEAIVMVEDTSTDGETVTIHVAPSIGANIRRQGSDIDVGQHVFDTGTKITPAVRGVLASLGTKQVNAFRRPIIGVISTGDELSDAPELPPGKIRDSNRPSLLDSIRSAGAVALDLGNIGDDPVQLRTSFTNAVATCDALVTSGGVSVGDFDFTKAVLDELSDNQFTWFQVAIKPAKPYAFGLIDGVPVFGLPGNPVSALVSFELFVRPSILKMLGATTIFRPTLRARTTVDLHHQRDGKLHLLRGSIETDSAGDLTVTPQGHQGSHILTGMAQANGLILIPDGAHHQPGETVEVLLIGDLGAESLSIPASIAEQD
- a CDS encoding YbaK/EbsC family protein; amino-acid sequence: MATTHDPLQVVRQRLAARGIADTIVAFEAGTHTARDAAQAVGCDVAQIAKSIVFDLGGTPLIVVAAGNHRIDKQLIATTVGTTVHSVGADYVLGHLGLAVGGVTPLAVTDDVPCLLDITLAKFDWIWLSAGTPSHVLQLRPDDLLMLTRGRWIRVTETTTNH